The Candidatus Eisenbacteria bacterium genome window below encodes:
- a CDS encoding sulfatase: MTSRLTGAVRGVALGMVAGLVWAVVEAALAWSSGSFVAGDVAIRLLALDVLVAAVAGLVCGAVAPAARRLAVALVLVGIYGLLRVYAPPGFGAEAGYVALFAAVAALALRLVRDDVGAIGFLQVTALGALGVLYGDAWASEHHAAALRGAWLPLVVAGLAWLPIAVDGLVAMAIGRRGVRAGLELACGLAALVATAHPLSTAPFVEDVVTAVPPAAGTPDVILVSLDTTRADHLSTYGYGRETSPNLTAFAGDALLFTQARSPAGWTLPGHASMLTGLYPSRHGAQLAGTWQEGESIDGRRNVAYPLAADRTTLAEALRDHGYRTAGFVANFSYLYRDYGIAQGFGHYEDAPGLLLRVHPPVIRLARAFSPSFCLKPYRHARDINAAALAWLDQAPAGRPVFMFLNYMEPHQPWMADAPYDRWAWEQPGASALAQRDLYTHEVRRFAPDELGFIVASYDGQLAAMDAALGELMAALKSRGRYEDALVIVTADHGELLGEHGSVGHMGRMLYEPLVHVPLVVKFPGAGRARGRDDTAVQLVDIVPTAVQVAGARTIAGVQGQALPHVTHAILAEEGINPFLVSSYGPTYDRAVRVLYDGTDKLITTSRGDRMLFDLARDPEEADNLAAREPERTAELSRRMEAAFGTTVAAATTDKQVN; the protein is encoded by the coding sequence GCGCCTGCGGCGCGACGCCTCGCGGTCGCGCTCGTCCTGGTCGGGATCTACGGGCTCCTGCGGGTCTACGCGCCGCCCGGCTTCGGCGCCGAGGCCGGATACGTCGCGCTCTTCGCCGCCGTGGCCGCGCTCGCGCTGCGCCTGGTGCGCGACGACGTCGGGGCCATCGGTTTCCTCCAGGTGACGGCGCTCGGCGCGCTCGGCGTCCTCTACGGCGACGCGTGGGCCAGCGAGCATCATGCCGCGGCGCTCCGGGGCGCGTGGCTGCCGCTCGTCGTCGCCGGGCTCGCGTGGCTCCCGATCGCAGTCGACGGGCTCGTCGCCATGGCGATCGGTCGGCGCGGCGTGCGGGCCGGGCTCGAGCTCGCGTGCGGGCTCGCGGCGCTGGTGGCGACGGCGCATCCGCTGTCGACCGCGCCGTTCGTCGAGGACGTCGTGACGGCCGTGCCGCCCGCCGCGGGCACGCCCGACGTGATCCTCGTGTCGCTCGATACGACGCGCGCCGATCACCTGTCGACGTACGGCTACGGGCGCGAGACGTCCCCCAACCTGACCGCGTTCGCGGGCGACGCGCTCCTGTTCACCCAGGCGCGGAGCCCGGCGGGATGGACGCTGCCCGGACACGCCTCCATGCTGACGGGGCTCTATCCGAGCCGGCACGGCGCCCAGCTCGCCGGCACCTGGCAGGAGGGCGAGTCGATCGACGGGCGGCGCAACGTCGCCTACCCGCTCGCCGCGGATCGCACGACGCTGGCCGAGGCGCTGCGCGATCACGGCTATCGGACGGCGGGTTTCGTCGCGAACTTCTCGTACCTCTACCGCGACTACGGCATCGCGCAGGGATTTGGACACTACGAGGACGCGCCGGGTCTCCTCCTCCGCGTGCACCCGCCGGTCATCCGGCTCGCCCGCGCGTTCTCGCCGAGCTTCTGTCTCAAGCCGTATCGCCACGCGCGCGACATCAACGCGGCCGCCCTCGCGTGGCTGGACCAGGCGCCGGCCGGCCGGCCGGTCTTCATGTTCCTCAACTACATGGAGCCGCACCAGCCGTGGATGGCCGACGCGCCGTACGACCGCTGGGCGTGGGAGCAGCCGGGTGCGTCCGCGCTCGCGCAGCGCGACCTCTACACCCACGAGGTGCGCCGGTTCGCGCCGGACGAGCTCGGCTTCATCGTCGCCTCGTACGACGGGCAGCTCGCGGCCATGGACGCCGCTCTGGGCGAGCTGATGGCGGCGCTCAAGTCCCGCGGGCGATACGAGGACGCGCTCGTCATCGTGACCGCGGACCATGGCGAGCTCCTGGGCGAGCACGGCAGCGTCGGGCACATGGGGCGCATGCTCTACGAGCCCCTGGTGCACGTCCCGCTGGTCGTGAAGTTCCCGGGTGCGGGACGCGCGCGCGGCCGGGACGACACGGCGGTGCAGCTGGTCGACATCGTTCCGACCGCCGTCCAGGTGGCCGGGGCGCGTACCATCGCGGGCGTCCAGGGCCAGGCACTGCCCCACGTGACGCACGCCATCCTCGCCGAGGAGGGGATCAACCCCTTCCTCGTCTCGTCGTACGGCCCGACGTACGATCGCGCCGTCCGCGTCCTGTACGACGGCACGGACAAGCTCATCACGACCTCGCGCGGCGACCGCATGTTGTTTGATCTGGCGCGCGATCCGGAAGAAGCAGACAATCTGGCGGCACGAGAACCCGAGCGCACGGCCGAGCTCTCGCGTCGCATGGAGGCCGCCTTCGGCACGACCGTGGCGGCCGCCACGACGGACAAGCAGGTGAACTGA